A section of the Acidobacterium capsulatum ATCC 51196 genome encodes:
- a CDS encoding efflux RND transporter periplasmic adaptor subunit, with product MFHWQGYCLMAAAVGAMSLGLAGCGHKSNAETSTGKTQVIEQSSDGSVITLDPSVAKHFQLAQTRAIDMPDKFSAPGVIAPDVSRTVSVFSLANGFAVKVPAQLGEQVTKGQVLAVVDSPDLAKAISVYQTAKAQLDLSGKELSREQGLYRHGAAPRKALEQAQFAEQHAQIDEQSAAREIEILGGSLESPSPFVTVRSPISGTIIEQKISRGEAVENSYLFQVADLSRVWALCSLYENDLSRVQVGDAAQVEVSAYPDLKLQGKVSNISHILDPATRTSQVRVVLDNPQGLLNPGMFVTAGFTSVRKSPQVLVPVTALFQLHDQFWVFEPVKPGVFRRVPVTVGAVVSPGWQVVTAGLQAHQSVVANSLGFSAAASLEN from the coding sequence ATGTTTCACTGGCAGGGCTATTGCCTGATGGCCGCCGCTGTGGGTGCGATGAGTCTTGGCCTGGCCGGATGCGGCCATAAGTCCAATGCAGAGACGTCCACGGGAAAGACGCAGGTGATTGAACAGTCCTCTGATGGTTCGGTCATCACGTTAGATCCATCGGTGGCCAAGCATTTTCAGCTTGCGCAGACGCGCGCGATTGATATGCCTGACAAGTTCTCAGCGCCCGGCGTGATTGCGCCCGATGTCAGCCGTACTGTCAGCGTGTTCTCGCTTGCGAATGGCTTTGCGGTGAAGGTTCCTGCGCAGTTGGGTGAGCAGGTGACCAAGGGGCAGGTGCTCGCGGTGGTGGATAGTCCTGATCTTGCCAAGGCGATCAGCGTGTACCAGACCGCGAAGGCGCAGCTTGATCTGAGTGGAAAAGAGCTGAGCCGCGAACAGGGGCTGTATCGTCATGGAGCGGCTCCACGCAAGGCGCTGGAGCAGGCTCAATTTGCTGAGCAGCACGCACAGATTGATGAGCAGTCGGCGGCGAGGGAGATTGAAATTCTTGGCGGATCGCTCGAGTCGCCCTCGCCGTTCGTTACGGTGCGATCTCCGATCAGCGGCACCATTATCGAGCAGAAGATCTCTCGTGGCGAGGCGGTCGAGAACTCTTACCTCTTCCAGGTTGCGGATCTGTCGCGCGTGTGGGCGCTGTGCAGCCTTTATGAAAATGATCTCTCGCGCGTGCAGGTAGGGGATGCGGCGCAGGTAGAAGTCTCTGCTTATCCTGACCTGAAGCTGCAGGGCAAGGTCAGCAATATCTCCCATATCCTCGACCCGGCAACGCGTACTTCTCAGGTGCGCGTGGTGCTGGATAATCCTCAGGGATTGCTGAATCCAGGCATGTTTGTAACGGCCGGCTTCACTTCGGTTCGCAAGTCGCCGCAGGTTCTTGTTCCGGTTACGGCTTTGTTCCAGTTGCACGACCAGTTCTGGGTATTTGAGCCGGTCAAGCCCGGAGTATTTCGCCGTGTGCCTGTCACAGTGGGGGCGGTGGTGAGTCCTGGATGGCAGGTGGTTACCGCAGGATTGCAGGCGCACCAGAGTGTGGTTGCCAACTCGTTGGGCTTCTCAGCCGCCGCATCGCTCGAGAACTAA